In one Geoglobus acetivorans genomic region, the following are encoded:
- a CDS encoding LSm family protein: protein MARPLDVLNRALNTSVLVRLKGGREFRGILDGYDIHMNLVLLNAEEIQDGEVIKKMGSVVIRGDTVVFVSPSQ, encoded by the coding sequence ATGGCAAGGCCGCTTGATGTGCTGAACAGAGCGTTGAACACTTCCGTGCTTGTCAGGCTAAAGGGTGGAAGAGAATTCAGGGGAATCCTGGACGGTTACGATATTCACATGAATCTTGTTCTCCTGAATGCCGAGGAAATACAGGATGGAGAGGTTATCAAAAAAATGGGCAGTGTTGTGATTAGGGGAGACACTGTTGTTTTTGTCTCACCATCGCAGTGA